The Bacillota bacterium genome contains the following window.
TGGAATATGCCCAAAGACTTGCAACGACTTAGTTCAAGCCGAAACACATTGGTAAGCCGTATGCCTTAGCAGGGCACGTGCGGTTTGATGAGGGGGTAGCCATGAGAGTGGTTACCCTACTCTATTTGCAGGAATGATTGACTGCGGTGTAGAATCTAATTGGGCATAAAACTCAGGAGGCGATAATATGCAATTTACAACCCGGGTAGTGCGTTCCCATAGTTTCGACCCCTGGTTCAACCTTGCTTTGGAAGAGCACCTGCTGCGGAGCGTGGCCGATAAAGCTCAGGTAATCCTCTATCTCTGGCAGAACAAACATACGGTGGTCATCGGCCGCAATCAGAACGCATGGAAACAATGTCGCTGCACGCTGCTGGAAGAAGAAGGTGGCAAACTTGCCCGCAGGCTCTCCGGCGGTGGCGCCGTCTATCATGATTTGGGCAATTTAAACTTCACCTTTGTCATGAGTCGTTCCTTTTATAATCTAGAGAAGCAGTTGGCCGTCATTCTCGATGCAGTTAAGCGCCAGGGAATTGCTGCGAGGTTCAGCGGTCGCAACGACTTGACCGCAGAAGGCCGCAAGTTCTCCGGCAATGCATTTTATTTCAAGGAGAACATGGCCTATCATCATGGCACATTGCTGGTGGATGTAAATGTGGAAGATATGGTCAAGTACTTACAAGTGTCCGAGGAGAAGATGCGGTCCAAGGCCGTGGAGTCAGTGCGTTCCCGGGTGGTGAACCTCAAGAGTTTGAATCCGGAGTTGACGATTGAGAAGATGGCAGAGAGTGTTCATGCCGCCTTCAACGAGGCCTATGGCGCTGCCGAGAGCGTCGAAGAGTTTGATCCACAGAGCATAGACCTCTCGGAATTGTATGAGAAATACGCGTCCTGGGACTGGCGCCTGGGCAGCACACCCAAGTTTGATGTAGATTTCTCCACCCGCTTCCCCTGGGGCGAAATCGAGGTGGGGCTGGTTGTACACAAAGGCCATATTAAGTCTGCCCGCTTCTTTTCCGACGCCATGAATTCTCAGCTGATTATGGACATCTCTCCGCTATTGGCCGGAGCTCCTCTGCAGGCAGAAGCTGTATCATCCCGTTTGGTGTTGCCGGAGCTTGCAGAGGAAGACCAGGTAATACTCAACGACATCCGCGGTTGGCTGCAAGAAAAGATCACCAATCTGTAGTTAAACAACAAACGCCGTGACGGCTTCTCGTCACGGCGCCTTTTTTATAATAGTGGTGATAACAATCTGGATACCGATTCCTTAAACTTGACCTTGAGTGGCAACTTCTGATAGCGTTCCAGGGTCAGCTCTGAACTGTCGGCAATATCTCGGTCAAACTGGGCTTCCAGCTCACTGCAGACAGCGCTGTCGTATATAAACGCATTGATCTCGAAGTTCATTTCAAAACTGCGGATATCCATGTTTGCGGTGCCGACGCTGGCCACCGAACTGTCCACAGCCACAACCTTGGAGTGAATAAAGCCCTTTTCATAGGTGTAACAGCGCACCCCGGCTTTCAGCAAGGTTCCGATATGGGAGAGGGTGGCCCAATAGATGAAGGGGTGATCAGGTTTGTTGGGAATCATAATCCGTACATCCACACCCGACAAAGCCGCCACCCTCAGGGCGGCCAGGATGCTGTCATCGGGAATGAAATAAGGTGTCTGGATGCTGATTCGACGCTGGGCGTTGTTAATCAATTTCATATAGCCATCCCGGACCGGACTCCATTTATGGTCGGGCCCGCTGGATACGATTTGGATGCTGGTGTTGCCGGCAGGTTGCTGGGCAGGGAACCAGCCGCTGTCCAAATCTTTTTCTTCGCGGGAAGCAAATTGCCAGTCGGCCATAAACCTCAAGTTCAGACAGTTGACGGCACCGCCGCGGATGCTCAGATGGGTGTCCCGCCAATAGCCAAAACGGGTTGAGAGGCCTAGATATTCATCGCCAATATTGAATCCGCCAATAAAGGCAATGTCCCCGTCGACGACACATATCTTCCGGTGATTGCGGTAATTTACCCGGAGGTTCAGATAGGGAATAAAGGGAGGGAAGAAGCAGGCTACCTGACCGCCGGCGGCGATCAGTTCCCGGAAAAAGTTCTTGGGCAGACGGATGCCGCCCATGCCGTCATAAAGCACCCGGACGGCAATGCCGGTGGCAGCTTTTTTAGTCAGCAGCGCGAGAATCTCTCTGCCCAGTTTGTCATTACGGATAATATAGTATTCCAGGTGAACAAACTGTCTGGCGCCGGCAATTGCCGCCTTGAGGGCGGCGAATTTTTCCTTTCCGTCATCGTATATTGTGACAGCATTATCGGTCGTCAAATGGGAGCGACTGCCGGACTGATGAAATCTTATTACATCACGATTCAATAGAACTTCTGTCGGGGGAGTGGACTGTTGGCTTAAAGGGCAGGCCAGGCTCTGCATGTGGTCGGATACTTGCTTCTTTGCGAATATTTTTTGCTTGCGCAAATCCTGTCCGATGAACAGGTAGAGTACGAAGCCGATAATCGGCAGGAATAAAAGTACCATCAGCCACAGCCAGGTGGTGGTGGGGTTGCGACGCTCAAAGAACACCAATAAAACAGCCAAGCCCATGTTGACTAGGTAGAGTAAGGCGACAAATAAATTAAGCCACGGCATGTTTTCACCCCCTGTTATGGATATTATATAGTCTTTTGGCCGTGTGGCAAGAGCAAAACCCACTGAATCAGGGGGCAAAGGTTATTGAGTTTCTGAAATTGTTTTCTCCAGTACAAAAACAGTAGTGGTTCCATCGCCAATTGGATAATCGTGCACAGTTTTTACTTCACGAAATCCCTGCTTGCTCCAGAACTTATACCCGCCCTTGTTCTCCTGTTGAACCCCCAGACGGATTCGTCTGGCGCCCCGCTCCCGGCACCAGCATTGGCAACAGTTGTAGTTAATTCGGTGCCAAGATGCTGTTGTCGGTAAGCAGGGTCGATGAGCATCAGGCCAAGATACCAGGTTCCGGGGGCAGGATAATCTTTGACAATATCAATAAGCCCACGCAGTTCCTTGTTCAAAAACAGTCCGAGGATAAATTTATCTGAGCAAGCTTTGCCTGGTGGCAATTCTGAAAACAATTGCTCGGCTGAACTTGAGCCGGGCGGATTGTCACCAATCATGATAAAGAATTCTCTGCACCGCTCAAGCAACGCCTGGATTTCTTTAGTGTCTGCGGTTGAGAGCGGGCAGATTGACCAAGCTTGGGAACCGTTAAATTTTGGCGTCATCTTAGATGTTTACCCAATAACGGCTGCCGTCCCGGTCACGGTTAAGGAAACCGTATTCAATCAGATAGCGGCGCAGGGTCACATAATCTTCATAGAAGTCGTTAAGAATTGCGTTAACTTCCCTTTCCGTATATTCACGGTTAGGCTCCAATCGCTCCGACAAGTACTTCAGGATAACCAATTTGCGTTTTTGCTTCTTTGGGAACTCAGTAAGTTTTCCGTCCCGAATGTAGTTGGTAATAATTTTATCCCGTTCCTGCGCGGTGATTGCATAACGATCGTCCACCATTGTCGCACCTTTGTGTATGGGAATGAATTCGTCTTTTGGGGACAATAGCCCCATCAGGGCCAAAAAGATCCGTGCCTGCTTTTCTTTTTCCCGCAGTTTATAGCGGTGATGACGGATTGTTGAACTGCTGCCCCCTTGGCGTTCACTAATCTCTTTATCATTGAGTCCCGAATAAAACATTGTCATCAGTTCTTTTTGGGTATCGGTAAGTCCGGTAAGTTTTTTGTCAAGATTAAGCAAATACTTAAACATCGGGCCGTGTTCGCTCTGAACATGCTCGGATGCAGCACGTTCAGCTTCCAACAAAAAATCCCCTTGGGGGTAAACAATACCCCGCTGGAATTGTCGGCCACAAATCAGACAGAAAAAACTTTGTTGCTTTTGGCAATAGCCTTGCTTTAGCTCTTCAGCACTGCCAAAATAATTGATTTATATCCAGCATGTATATGCACTTCCGCAAGCATAATACATTATTGTTTACGTTTATGTCAACAAATCATATGATTGTTTGTTTGAGAGCTTTGGGCCGCTTGTCCTGTTTTATTTGCCGTTTGTTTATGGTAAGCTGAAACTAACCGTTATAATGTTTGAACTCTTTTTCTCTACGGGAGGGAATTTCATGAAATCGAAATATAAGCGGGTTTTTAAGGGCTATGGTTTTTTATTGCATTGGGCCCGGGTGCTCGTCGTTATTACCGGTATTGGAACTTTCATTTGGACTTTCCTGATGGCCAGGCTGATGTCGGTTACGTTTACTGAGATGTTGATTCCCAACGGAATCGGATTTGGTCTGATTTTTGCTGTGATTTCCACATTAATTTTTGGTTTTGGTTTTGGCATGTTTAAGTACGGTTTCTACTCCTATATTCGCGACCTGACGCCTGGGAAGCTTAAGGTGCCTTCCGGCATATTGTTGGTGGGTGATCCACTGCTCATGGGACGACGTGATGGTGGCATGCAATCTGTCAAACTTCCCCCGGGAGAATATCCAGTGCAGTTAACTGTAGAGAGCTTACCCCGGGCTGAAAGTTCTGTACGCGCCAGTCTGCAAATATCCCAGCAGTCGATCGTTCGCCGCCGCCATTTGGCAGACTTGCCAGTGGTTTCGTTTATCAGCGCGTTTATTGACCAGCATAGTTTTGATAAACACTTTCAGCTGGTAGGGCCGGATCGCATCGGCTTGTTCAGTGGGCCGGGGCACAGGCAGATCGCGGAAAAACTCCAAGATAAGTTGGAGTTGGAATTGGAAGAAGAGAATTCCCAGATTATCCGGGTCAAGGGTGAAGTTAGCCCCAGTTTAGAGAATGGAATCATGACCTTTCTCAGTGGAGACGAAAAAAAGGCGTTTACTGTCATTACCAACAACACCTTTGATAGAATTGCCGAGAAAATAGCCGCCAATTATCGGCAGATGTTCAGTTATGTAGATTATCTCCTGGACAGCGAGACCGGGGAAAATTTAATTGCAGTTACCACCAATTATAAAACCCGGGTTGCCCGCTTGTTCACATGCCTGGACAGTAACGGCGAAATGGTCCGGTTAGATCTAGAGCTTTCCTGAAACACAAAAGCAGGCACTGCGTCTGCTTTTGTTTATTAATCCAGATACTGTTTGGCCAAATTGCCTATGCCCAGACACGAAATGTGAACCGAAAAAGAGGAGGGGCAACGTCTGAGGGCGAAAGTATATGAGGAGATTTACCAAAGGGGGATTTAGTTTGGCAAAATACCCGGTTATTGGATTGGCAATTCTTTCCGTGCTGACGATGGTTGCCCTGATTCAGGGAGACATTTACAGGATGGGGATATATGCTTTTGTGGTTGCAGGTATACTATTTGCGGTGGCTGCGTTTTTAAGCGGCATGTTGGCCAGCGGTGACCGCAACCGGGCCAACATGGCAATGGAAAGTCGTGAGGACACCCGTTCCCGACAGGCCTTGGTTCTAAAGCTTGTATTAATTGGCATGCCGAATTTGATAGGCGCATTTTTGATTTGGTATTTTGGTGCTTAGTTGTCAGTTGACCGCCCGGAGAACTTCCGGTAAACTAAATAATATGTAATCGGGCGGGGAGGCTTGTATTTTGAAACTTAAGCTGCCGGTTTCCGGACAAGGGACGGAAACCTCATTTTTTTATGGTTGGATAATTGTCTTTGTGGCCGGGCTTGGTGTGTTTTTCTCCGGGCCGGGCCAGACCTATTCCGTGTCGGTCTATATCGACTCCTATATTCAGGAGTTTGGTTGGAGCCGCTCTTTTGTGTCCAGTTTGTATTCTTCGGGCACGCTGCTTGCCGGTTTATTTTTACCTTTTGTGGGCCGACTTGTCGACCGCTTGGGGTCGCGGATAATGGTTACGGCGGTCACTGTCAGCTTTGGTCTTGTTTGTGCTGGCATGAGTATGGTCGCTAGTCCGGCCATGCTCTTTGCCGGCTTTTTGCTGGTGCGTCTGTTGGGTCAGGGTTCAATGACCCTGACATCTTCTACATTGGTGCCCCAGTGGTTTGTGAGTAAACGGGGCCGGGCCCTCAGCATCATGACCTTGGGTGGGACTTTGAGCTCGGCGGTGTTGCCGCCACTCAACACATGGATTATACAAACCTATCACTGGCAGCTGGGGTGGCAGGTTTGGGCACTTTTGCTCCTGACAGTGATGGCGCCAACTGCCTGGTTACTGATTAGAAACCGGCCCGAAGACATTGGCTTGTTGCCGGACAATAAGTCAGCGCCGGAAAAAACTGAAACGGAACAACCCGTCTCAGATAATTCCTGGACTGTTCGGGAGGCCATGGGGACCCGTGCATTCTGGCTGTTGCTATTTTGTGTCACAATACCTTCAGCAATTAACACCGGTATCACATTCCATCTGGCTTCCATTATGCAGGACAGGGGGTTCGCAATCGATGCGGCTCCGGTGGTGGCGGCCTCCGTTCTCAGTACGTTGGCAATCACCCAGCTGCCTTGCAATTTTATCGCCGGTTGGTTGGCAGATAAATTTCGTGTCCATTTGCTGATGGCCATTGCCTTTATTGGCCAACTTCTTTCATTATTGCTACTGCTTTGGGTCAGTTCCTGGCCGTTGGCCATAGTTTTTGGTGTGATCTGGGGGACGCTTAACGCTGCCTACGCCATTAATAACAACGTTGTTTGGCCCAGTTATTTTGGGCGTGGCAATCTGGGCAGCATCCGCAGCATGGCAATGACTGCTACAGTAATTGGCTCCGCCTTTGGTCCGCTACCCTTTGGTTTTGCCTTTGATTTTTTTGGTGGATATCAGGAAATTATTATTGCTTCAATGTTGTTCCCACTTCTCGGCATATTGGCGGCATTGCTTTCGCCACCGCCACAAAAGTCAACTCAGCCATCGGGGACGTTTCTCAGTGGCTGATATACCAACGCTCGGCCAGTTTTGCCGGGCGTTTTTTAAGTGGAAACGTCCCCGGTGGCTAGTGGTTTAATAATTCGCCGACAGTTGCAAAGGAGTAACCTTTTGCCCGCAGGCCGGTGATGATTTCCGGCAGTGCGTCTCGGGATTGCTGGCGCTGTTCATACATAATGTGGAGCAGGATTATCGAGCCGGGTTGCACATTGTCTAGCACAGTAGCTGTGATTAGATCAGCGCCAACGGTTGGATCCGAATCCGGCTCCAAGTCCCACATAACTGTCAGCATGTCCTCCTAGCGTAGGTAGCGGGGGAGCAGCAGCAGTTTTTTGCCGTTGGGCGGACGAAAATGAATCGGCCCCTGGTGACTGGCAGCACGAATCTGTTCGTTGGTGCGTTGGATTTCGTCACGGATGAATCCCGGACTCTTGAAGACCATACGTTGATGGGACCAGGAATGGTTGCCCAGCTCATGGCCGGCTTCGACAACCATTGCGCCTGCTTCAGGGTTTTCTGCCAGTTCTCTACCGGTTACAAAAAAAGTTGCCTGTACATCCAGTTCCGCCAGCAAGGACAGAATTTCTTCAGTGTAATGCGTGGGTCCATCATCAAAGGTAAGGGCAACAACCTTTTGTTCGGTTTCCACCTTGTGCACCAGGTTGCCGAAGAATTGAAAGGTGCGGGAGTTGCTGAGCTCTCGGGTTCCTATCCCCGCACCTGCAAATAAGATAATAGTTGTTGCTAAAATAATAAACTTCCGCTTCAATAAAACAGCTCCCTCCGAAACTCGATGTATATGTGTACCTAGTTTAACATGCAGGAGAGCAGGGATGTAGTGGCGAATTTTTTACATTAAAGCACTTAATGACTGGAGTGATTGTGTGACGTGGGGCATAGTATTTAATATCATGAAATATTCTATCAGCGATGGCCCTGGCATTCGCACCACTGTTTTTCTCAAGGGCTGCCCTTTATGTTGCGAATGGTGTCATAATCCCGAAAGCCAGGGCTGTGACCGGGAGCTAATCCTGCGTCCGGAACGCTGCATTCAGTGCGGCGCCTGCATGGATGCCTGTCCTGTGGGCGGTGATCAAGACCGCTGTCAACTCTGCGGGCGTTGTGTGGAGGCGTGTTTTAGCGGGGCCAGGGAGTTAGCGGGGCGCAAAATGACTGTGGCTGAAGTTCTGGCTGAGGTAAACAAGGATTTAATCTTCTACGATGAGTCGGGCGGCGGTGTTACCTTTTCAGGCGGTGAACCTTTGCAGCAACCCGACTTCTTGGTTGCACTGCTTTCTGCTTGCAAAGAGCAGGAATTGCACACTGCTGTTGACACATCCGGCTTTGCCCCACAGAAAGTAATCGATGCGGTGGCCGCTTACACCGACCTGTTCCTTTATGATCTGAAGCTACTGGATGATGAAATGCACAAACGTTATGTCGGTGTATCCAATCAGCAAATACTCGATAATCTGCAAACGCTGGTGAACCTTAAAAAAACACTGATAATCAGGGTGCCTGTTATTCCCGGTATCACTGATAGCGAGAGTAATATCCAGGCAATCGGGAAATTACTGCATGGTTTGCCAATAGAATATATTGAGCTATTACCCTATCACGCCACTGGTGCAGAAAAATATCGCCGCTTGGGACGCGAGTATAGTTTGCCATCGCTTCAGTCCCCGGATGCCGAGAGAATGCAAATGATAGCGGCTTGGTTGAGACCCAGTGGACATAGAATCAAGATTGGAGGAGCTGCCAATGGCAATGACTGAACGAGTACGCATACTGCGTCAACAATCCCTGGAGACAATTCCTTCAATAACCGATGAGCGGGCGCGACTGCTTACCGAGTTTTATAAACAAGTGCCGGTGGATGCCCATCCTGTGCCGATTCACCGTGCCCTGGCGTTTAAATATATCCTGGAACATAAAGAAATCTGTATTAATCCCGGGGAGTTGATTGTCGGCGAGCGGGGTCCTGGTCCCAAGGTCACCCCAACTTATCCGGAACTTTGCTGCCACAGTCTGGAAGATTTGGATCTGCTTCATAACAGGGAGAAGATTCCCTTTACAGTTTCCGAATCGGTGCGCAATACCTATGCCGAAGAGATTATTCCCTTCTGGCAGGGCCGTTCAATGCGCGACCGGATTTTTGCCGCCATGACCCAGGAGTGGAAGGATTGCTATGAGTCGGGAATTTATACTGAGTTCATGGAGCAGCGGGCGCCCGGGCACACTGTGGCCGATGAAAAGGTGTTTACCCGCGGTTTCCTGGATTTTAAGGCGGAAATTGCCGAGAGTTTAGCTTCCCTCGATTGGTTAAACGATCCCCGGGCCCTGGATAAAAGCGAGCAGCTCAAGGCGATGGATATCTGCGCCGATGCAATTATAATCTTTGCCCGCCGCCACGCGGACGTAGCACGGAGACTGGCGGAGACTGAATCTGACCCCCGGCGCCGGTGGGAGCTGGAACAAATTGCTGCCAATTGTGAGCGTGTGCCGGCGCATGCGCCGGAGAACTTCTGGCAGGCGCTGCAGGGATACTGGTTTGTGCACCTCTGTGTGATTACCGAACTCAACACCTGGGATTCCTTTAACCCCGGACGCCTGGATCAGCATTTGTGGCCATTTTACCAAAAGGAAACTGAGTCAGGTGTGCTGGATAAAGAGCAGGCCCGTGAGCTGCTGCAGTGCTTCTGGGTTAAGTTCAACAATCAGCCGGCGCCGCCCAAGGTCGGTGTCACGGCAGCCGAAAGCGGGACCTACACTGATTTCGCAAATATTAACAGTGGCGGCCTCCGCCCAGATGGCAGTGACGGCGTTAACGAAGTGTCCTACTTGGTACTGGATGTAATCGATGAAATGCAATTATTACAGCCCAGCTCCAACATTCAGTTAAGCAAAAAGAACCCGGATCGTTTCCTCAAGCATGCCTGTCGGGTTATCCGCAAAGGCTGGGGCCAACCTTCGATTTTCAATGCCGATTCGGTTGTTCAGGAGCTCATCAATCAGGGCAAGTCCTTGGTGGACGCACGGTGTGGTGGAACCAGCGGCTGCGTGGAAACCGGCGCCTTTGGCAAAGAGGCCTATATCCTCACCGGTTACTTTAACCTGCCCAAGGTGCTGGAAGTCGTTTTGCATAATGGCCGCGATCCGGAGACAAAAAAGCAGATTGGTTTACAGACCGGGGACCCCCGGAGTTTCGCCAGCTTTGATGAGTTGATGGATGCTTATAAAAGGCAGCTCAATCATTTTATCGACATTAAAATCAGGGGCAACCATGTTATCGAGCGACTTTATGCAAGGGATCTACCCTGTCCTTTCCTGTCCCTGATTATCGATGACTGTATCAAGACAGGCACCGATTATAATGCAGGCGGTGCCCGCTACAACACCAATTATATTCAAGGGGTCGGGATCGGCACTGTCACCGATTCTTTGGCGGCGATTAAAGATTTAGTATATGACAAAAATCTAATAAGCATGGATGCATTGCTTGCGGCCCTCGCCGACAACCTGTCTGACCAGCGGATTCGCTTGTTGTTACAAAACAAGCCACCTAAATACGGAAACGATGACGATGCTGCCGATGAGCTGATGGTTGAAGTGTTTCGCATCTTCTATCAGGCAGTAGATGGTCGGGAGACCGTTCGGGGTGGCACTTACCGCATCAATATGCTGCCCACTACTTGTCACGTCTACTTTGGTTCCCGGACCGGCGCTACTCCTGATGGACGTGTGGCCCATAAACCGTTTTCCGAGGGGATTTCTCCCGTACAGGGCGCTGATCGAAACGGCCCGACTGCGGCAGTAAAATCTGCCGCAAAGATGGATCATCTTCTCACCGGCGGTACTTTGCTGAACCAAAAGTTCACTCCCCAGGTGTTGGCGGGAGAGGAGGGCATTGAAAAGCTTACACGCTTGGTGCGGTCCTACTTCAAGCTGGACGG
Protein-coding sequences here:
- a CDS encoding MFS transporter; the encoded protein is MKLKLPVSGQGTETSFFYGWIIVFVAGLGVFFSGPGQTYSVSVYIDSYIQEFGWSRSFVSSLYSSGTLLAGLFLPFVGRLVDRLGSRIMVTAVTVSFGLVCAGMSMVASPAMLFAGFLLVRLLGQGSMTLTSSTLVPQWFVSKRGRALSIMTLGGTLSSAVLPPLNTWIIQTYHWQLGWQVWALLLLTVMAPTAWLLIRNRPEDIGLLPDNKSAPEKTETEQPVSDNSWTVREAMGTRAFWLLLFCVTIPSAINTGITFHLASIMQDRGFAIDAAPVVAASVLSTLAITQLPCNFIAGWLADKFRVHLLMAIAFIGQLLSLLLLLWVSSWPLAIVFGVIWGTLNAAYAINNNVVWPSYFGRGNLGSIRSMAMTATVIGSAFGPLPFGFAFDFFGGYQEIIIASMLFPLLGILAALLSPPPQKSTQPSGTFLSG
- a CDS encoding lipoate--protein ligase, giving the protein MQFTTRVVRSHSFDPWFNLALEEHLLRSVADKAQVILYLWQNKHTVVIGRNQNAWKQCRCTLLEEEGGKLARRLSGGGAVYHDLGNLNFTFVMSRSFYNLEKQLAVILDAVKRQGIAARFSGRNDLTAEGRKFSGNAFYFKENMAYHHGTLLVDVNVEDMVKYLQVSEEKMRSKAVESVRSRVVNLKSLNPELTIEKMAESVHAAFNEAYGAAESVEEFDPQSIDLSELYEKYASWDWRLGSTPKFDVDFSTRFPWGEIEVGLVVHKGHIKSARFFSDAMNSQLIMDISPLLAGAPLQAEAVSSRLVLPELAEEDQVILNDIRGWLQEKITNL
- a CDS encoding GNAT family N-acetyltransferase, with the protein product MTPKFNGSQAWSICPLSTADTKEIQALLERCREFFIMIGDNPPGSSSAEQLFSELPPGKACSDKFILGLFLNKELRGLIDIVKDYPAPGTWYLGLMLIDPAYRQQHLGTELTTTVANAGAGSGAPDESVWGFNRRTRAGISSGASRDFVK
- a CDS encoding glycyl-radical enzyme activating protein, with translation MKYSISDGPGIRTTVFLKGCPLCCEWCHNPESQGCDRELILRPERCIQCGACMDACPVGGDQDRCQLCGRCVEACFSGARELAGRKMTVAEVLAEVNKDLIFYDESGGGVTFSGGEPLQQPDFLVALLSACKEQELHTAVDTSGFAPQKVIDAVAAYTDLFLYDLKLLDDEMHKRYVGVSNQQILDNLQTLVNLKKTLIIRVPVIPGITDSESNIQAIGKLLHGLPIEYIELLPYHATGAEKYRRLGREYSLPSLQSPDAERMQMIAAWLRPSGHRIKIGGAANGND
- the cls gene encoding cardiolipin synthase, which produces MPWLNLFVALLYLVNMGLAVLLVFFERRNPTTTWLWLMVLLFLPIIGFVLYLFIGQDLRKQKIFAKKQVSDHMQSLACPLSQQSTPPTEVLLNRDVIRFHQSGSRSHLTTDNAVTIYDDGKEKFAALKAAIAGARQFVHLEYYIIRNDKLGREILALLTKKAATGIAVRVLYDGMGGIRLPKNFFRELIAAGGQVACFFPPFIPYLNLRVNYRNHRKICVVDGDIAFIGGFNIGDEYLGLSTRFGYWRDTHLSIRGGAVNCLNLRFMADWQFASREEKDLDSGWFPAQQPAGNTSIQIVSSGPDHKWSPVRDGYMKLINNAQRRISIQTPYFIPDDSILAALRVAALSGVDVRIMIPNKPDHPFIYWATLSHIGTLLKAGVRCYTYEKGFIHSKVVAVDSSVASVGTANMDIRSFEMNFEINAFIYDSAVCSELEAQFDRDIADSSELTLERYQKLPLKVKFKESVSRLLSPLL
- a CDS encoding glycyl radical protein → MTERVRILRQQSLETIPSITDERARLLTEFYKQVPVDAHPVPIHRALAFKYILEHKEICINPGELIVGERGPGPKVTPTYPELCCHSLEDLDLLHNREKIPFTVSESVRNTYAEEIIPFWQGRSMRDRIFAAMTQEWKDCYESGIYTEFMEQRAPGHTVADEKVFTRGFLDFKAEIAESLASLDWLNDPRALDKSEQLKAMDICADAIIIFARRHADVARRLAETESDPRRRWELEQIAANCERVPAHAPENFWQALQGYWFVHLCVITELNTWDSFNPGRLDQHLWPFYQKETESGVLDKEQARELLQCFWVKFNNQPAPPKVGVTAAESGTYTDFANINSGGLRPDGSDGVNEVSYLVLDVIDEMQLLQPSSNIQLSKKNPDRFLKHACRVIRKGWGQPSIFNADSVVQELINQGKSLVDARCGGTSGCVETGAFGKEAYILTGYFNLPKVLEVVLHNGRDPETKKQIGLQTGDPRSFASFDELMDAYKRQLNHFIDIKIRGNHVIERLYARDLPCPFLSLIIDDCIKTGTDYNAGGARYNTNYIQGVGIGTVTDSLAAIKDLVYDKNLISMDALLAALADNLSDQRIRLLLQNKPPKYGNDDDAADELMVEVFRIFYQAVDGRETVRGGTYRINMLPTTCHVYFGSRTGATPDGRVAHKPFSEGISPVQGADRNGPTAAVKSAAKMDHLLTGGTLLNQKFTPQVLAGEEGIEKLTRLVRSYFKLDGHHIQFNVVDVVTLQAAQEDPQAYRDLIVRVAGYSDYFCDLSKELQDEIIARTEHSAI